In Sporosarcina psychrophila, a genomic segment contains:
- the tatC gene encoding twin-arginine translocase subunit TatC produces the protein MIEKNLTVIEHIDEIRKRLMVIVVFFVVAVVGAFFVAKPLIQFLQNDGEAHNIALNAFNVLDPIMIYVKVIVFIAFIVISPVLMYQLWSFISPGLHETERRATLNYIPFTFFLFVGGIAFSYFVLLPYVMKFMMNLSTELDITQTIGINEYFTFLFQLLIPFGIVFQLPVVLLFLTRLGILDPTTLVKIRKYAYFVLFVIAAFITPPDLLSHMFVTVPLFALYEISIFISRFGHRKYLKAEQQRQFEEAKAEQQRQIDEVNERQQK, from the coding sequence ATGATAGAAAAAAACTTAACAGTCATTGAGCATATAGATGAAATTAGAAAACGGCTGATGGTTATCGTCGTTTTCTTTGTTGTAGCCGTAGTGGGAGCTTTTTTTGTAGCAAAACCACTTATTCAGTTCCTGCAAAATGATGGAGAAGCACATAATATTGCCTTAAATGCGTTCAATGTACTTGACCCGATTATGATTTACGTGAAAGTGATTGTCTTTATCGCATTCATCGTCATTTCACCTGTGCTTATGTACCAATTATGGTCCTTTATCTCACCCGGGTTGCATGAAACTGAGCGGCGCGCAACATTGAATTATATTCCGTTTACATTTTTCTTGTTTGTTGGTGGTATTGCGTTTTCGTATTTCGTCCTGCTACCTTATGTGATGAAATTCATGATGAATTTATCCACGGAGCTCGATATAACCCAGACAATCGGCATTAATGAGTATTTCACGTTCCTTTTCCAACTGTTAATTCCATTCGGTATTGTTTTTCAGCTACCGGTGGTCTTGTTATTTTTAACAAGACTTGGTATTTTGGATCCGACGACACTTGTGAAGATACGGAAATATGCATACTTTGTTCTATTTGTAATTGCGGCGTTCATTACACCACCTGACTTGTTGTCTCATATGTTCGTTACAGTTCCATTATTTGCGCTTTATGAAATTAGTATTTTCATTTCACGTTTTGGTCACAGAAAATACTTGAAGGCTGAACAGCAGCGACAATTCGAAGAGGCGAAAGCTGAACAACAACGTCAGATTGATGAAGTTAATGAGCGACAGCAGAAATGA
- a CDS encoding twin-arginine translocase TatA/TatE family subunit, translating to MPGPGSLIIIAVIALLVFGPKKLPEIGKAFGSSLREFKHATKGLVEDDDVKKVEDKKEELK from the coding sequence ATGCCAGGTCCAGGAAGTCTGATTATCATTGCTGTTATTGCTTTGCTCGTATTCGGTCCCAAGAAACTGCCTGAAATCGGGAAAGCCTTCGGTTCGTCATTGCGTGAATTCAAACATGCGACAAAAGGTCTTGTAGAAGACGACGATGTAAAAAAAGTTGAAGACAAGAAAGAAGAACTGAAGTAA